The genomic window taacagCAGGCAGTCAGTCATGTATGTCAAAGATCAAATTCAGCCCTTATATCTTCTTATGGATCatacgttaaaaaaaaaatcttcttatTAGTAATCAATTAACGGCATTAATTTATCAAAACGTCGgtttaaaaatcaattcttcatttaatttcattattaactagtagtatttttttaatttaattcttggacctttttctatttataaataCTGTATTAATTATGGGATGTTGTTTTCATCTGTGATGTTATGtttcacttctttttctttttttaataatttgtgaTGATTCTTTAATCTAAACTCTTTTTTATGAAGATAAAGTGATAAATACGGTTAAAATTCACGCACCGtaaaattttagttttgaaatttaaaaaatatatctaaCAAACAATTGTGGTATTATCAATTGAGCTCGGTCTGACCAACtgaacttttaattttttttttgacataactGAACTTTTAATCTTCTCAAAACTAATCTATGTTACATTTTATTTTGCCCAATTTATATGCTTAAATTATGTTATAGggtatcataaaaaaaaaatcatgttataGCGTATAgaattacaacaaaaaaaaagtcgaGTATAAATATGTTTGATatgttaaatattaatattaaacataacACAAGTGGATGGCTTAGCCAAAAGTAAAGCTACTTCATAAGTGGATTGTATATTCTTCATTCTTCCATCTAATTCATAGTTGTTCAAAAGCAATTGTCTACATTATTacgtaatattttataaatttgaaagatTAAATTAACCGACCTTTCAAATTTCAGCGACCAAATGTTTTGGTTTTTACTAAACTACTctctccggacacaaatataagaaaaaataattgtttgcgcggtgtttaagaaatttagttaagtgtagttaattttcttgatttaatgcaaaacatgagttaagtttactatattaccctttaaaaaatgatttatgccttagaaatcacataaacttttgaaaagtaaaatgattaaataagagtatattaggaatagtagtattaattagtttaaaagtagttgacttttgtttataattatgttcaaaatttaaagttatCTTTTTTAACTAATGGAGCAATTTGAAGACCATTCGTTTCTTGTTTGTTTTTAGTTCTGTTTGGGCTTTGAACATATTGTCTTGTTAAAAAATGCTTAAGAAAGACATGCTGGTGATTATATCTTGATTTGAATATTCATAAAATTGAGGTATTTTGGCCTTCTTgtgatgaaaacaatttttgtgAGGGAATGTTCTTTTCTGACATCGAGAGGCCGTTGTCTGGGTGAAAATGTTCGGAGGGATTATTAGTCGTGATAGAAGTTTTATTGAGTAGATGGTCAAGATCTATCAGAAATGTTGAGTTATAAtgaatcttcttcttcaattaaGAGATCCATAAAGTGATCATGCATGAGTATCACCAACCTTACACAGAATGTGGCAATCAAATTCTCATGcaagttaataataataataataataataataatagtaataataataaggcttaaatgcagttttgcccccctgttttgattaaatcggaattttaccccccctgttttaaaacgcggacttttacccctcttgttttataatttgttggattttgcccccctaaaattctgctttcgagtcacaactttaaagcttcgcacacaactcaattttgatcaataatttaccaaaaggataccgaaatgaccgtaatcgagttatctttccacataatcaaaccccactgaatttggagttacaaagagagattaattaccgttttagtgaaggtatgtcccccaaaattctgcaaaaaatctgctttcgagtcacaatttcaaagcttcgcacacaactcaattttgatcaataatttaccaaaaggataccgaaatgaccgtaatcgagttatctttccacataatcaaaccccactgaatttggagttacaaagagagattaattaccgttttagtgaaggtatgtccctcaaaattctgcaaaaaatctgctttcgagtcacaacttcaaagctttgcatacaactcaatttggatccataattcaccaaaaggctaccgaaatgaccgtaatcgagttagctttccacagaatcaaaccccactaaatttggagttacagagagagattaattaccgttttagtgaaggtctgtccaattactaattctgcagaaatctacttgtgatcttcaaattcaacattgtctaccgaacacatcgtaactccaaattcgacgaaattgaaatgccaacaagggtaatttcgttagatttccatacatgtaaatagtattaaaaaatgagctacagggtgagaggaatgacgagaataTCAGtggtagtttcatacgataattaatttgaacataccttcactaaaacagtaattaatctctctctgtaactccaaatttagtggagtttgattctgtggaaaactaactcgattgcggtcgtttcggtaccagtttggtgaattattgatccaaattgagttctgtgcgtagctttgaacttgaggctcagaagtagattttatgcaaaattttggtgggggggcaaaatccaacaaattataaaatagggggggtaaaattccgcattttaaaataggggggtaaaattccgcatttttcaaaataggggggtaaaactgcatttaagcctaataataataataataataataataataataataataataataataataataataataataataataataatagagttaGGAttcgttgacaccaggtgtcaaactttaatttgacagCAAATCTCAATCGTCTATGTTTTTTAATCAAAGGTtaataatagttttatattaaCTCATGTGCATATCTATCTAGGATATTACTTATTTTTAGGTTgcttaaaaatttgatttattgttctacaaaacaaaaattgatattttttttaaacatgagAGCCTAAGCCcggtttatttttatttatttctttgatttGTTGTTATTCAATCTCCCCCAACATTAACTTTGCATTTTCATTCCTATGGTGTTTGAATTTAGTTTAGGAATCACATATAGGTTATAAATCATCGAAAGCAAGTGCATAttatttcttcttatttttttatattatttctataattttttttattgactaaactttctataatatttttattgttttttttttatgtatatagattgttctgttttttttttttacttaaattgctctgttttgtttctatatatataatttttttttcttcctatttttaagcatatcatttatctttgtatttatcttattatgttcttatatatttgttttgttttttgtagttatcttatatttttttatatgcttGTGGGGGTTATTTAGTGGGGGATTAATAAAACCCCCGGAGTATACTACAAAATGACCCACATTCAATTCGACCTTAAGAAATTATCCTTCATATCTGAGAAGCCTCGATACTCCAAAAATGATGAAATATCGTATCCGATACGTACTTGATATCGATACTCGTCCGATACTTTTCGATACACGTATCGAAGAAGTATcggcaattaatattattttaaaaaaaaactgatataTGTCGGATACTTCTCTGATGCGCGTATTGGAAAAGTATCGGGCAATTAATGCTCTTTAGTGATGGAAACGTAGAAGAGGAGACTGatgggtatttttttttttataagcaaaattttaatatattatattgttatgttagtttttctcatTGTCGGCACTTGAACCCTGCACTTTCAACTCCTTTACCTTTAATCAGTTGAGCTACTCATTCCACCCTTTTTTGGGTAGTacataatttaatatatgtaattgttaattgtttattcgttttgagtaatttgaatgttaatttttttttatctttatcgattttagttatgtttatatattgtacatttataaatttaattttgaaataatcCATCCCAACCGTATCGTATttggaattttgaaaattttccgaTATCGCCATATCGGTATCGTGTCAAGTATCCGAGAGCCTGTAGGTTTTCTTTTAAACAAGGATCTAAGGTTTTTTTAAATCCCCACAAATTGATCGAATATCTTCCAATCCcactctacttttttttttttctatttggcgtcttttattttcatttattttttcttttcacaaaATCGCTCTCAcgtgaaagagaaagagaatagAAACAAACAATCGCTCACAACCGATGCTCCGACCAACTGATCCGTCAGCCGTCTCAAAACATAGCTCTCTCTCCGTCGTCCCCGCCGCCGGCGAAACTTTCAGCCGGTGAACTCTCACAGCAGCACATATCTATTCAACTTAGAGGTTCGATTTCCGTCCAGGTTCGATTTCAATCATCTTATTTTCTCTTAATCGAATACAGTGAATGCTGATCTTATTTTCTGTTAATCGATTTCCGTCCAGGTTCGATTTGAAATCGGCGAGGATCTAATTGAGTGGACGCTGATCTTTTCTGATAAGCGAATACAGTGAAAGCGATTCGCCGAAGCTTAATTTGCGAATAATCATTTGGGAGTTAGGTTTTTGGCATCGCATGAAATCAATCAATCTACTGTTACAGATCCAGATTTAGTTATCTTATCTTCTGATTTCTGATTTTTGATCCAGTAAGTAACTTTACAGATCCAgatttagtttatttatttcttttccaTAGTTTGtactttgtttattttaatctGTCTTATATGAGTTGCAGTGATTTTTTATAATCGGTGGTGTTAGAAAAGTTATTCAAATTGTGCATTATGTCATTCCTCATTGTAACTATTAAGTAAAATTCAGCTTTAGAAAAGTTATTCACGTTGTGCATTATGTGTGCTTTTTGTAGGACTGGTTAGTTGAATAAGTGCATGTAGTGCTGGTTGATTAGGAACATGATATTGATCCTGCTTTGAATTTACCATTCCACTTTTTGACTTTGTCTTTTTACTTAACTCTTCAAAGGAAGTCTGAATTTTTGCAAATGGCTAGCAACATGCGTGGTTTTCAAACCTGGAACATCCATTAATTGAGTAATTTGTTTTGGCATTGCCTTATCGATACGAAGTTCATTCAtaactattaaaaattattcttgAAGTTTTGGTGATGACCGCCATGATACCtgatttttctttgtttcttttgttttactttCTTCATCTCTCTTCATTAGTTTTTGTCTGTTTTTAGCACCTCCAagattctttgaatttgatcATGTTGTTGAATTGTTGCAACATGTTGCCATATGTTGTTGATATGATTCAGATTCAAATGCATTAGCCAATAATCACAAGCTCCTTTTTCAATAGTATTGATCCTTGCACTTGTTGTGTCATCAACACACATCATAATAACTGGAATTTTGATTTCTTGTGTAACACGTTGCGGAAACTCATATGAATTCATATTTGGCATTTAagcttcaattttgttttgatgtgGATTCATATGAGTTTTTGTAACGTGTTATACAAGAAATCAAAATTTGAGTCACTATGATGCGTGTTGATGACACAACACGTGCAAGGATGAATGTTATTGAAAAAGGGGCTTGTGATTATTGGCTAAAGCCTTTGAATCTGAATCATATCAACAAAATGGGCAACATGTTGCAACAATTCAACAACATGATCAAATTCAAAGAAGCTTGGAGGTGTTAAAAACAGGATAAAAACTAATGAAGAAAGTGAAACATAAGAAACAAAGAAGAATCAGGTATCATGGCGGTCATCACCAAAACTTTAAGAACAATTTTTAAGAGTTGTGAATCAACTTGGCGTTGATAAGGCAATGCCACAACAAATTATTAAATTGATGGATGTTACGGGTTTGAAAACTGCGCATATTGCTAGCCATTTGCAGAAATTTAGACTTCATTTGAATAGTTCAGTAAAAAGTGGAAGGGTAAATTCAAAGCAGGACCAATATCATATTCCTAATGAAGTTGTTGAGTCAATGCCAGAACAGGATCAAAAATGTGATGGCAACTTTCTTCATGCACAACAACATCCAATGGTGTTTGATGATTTTCAAGTTTCCAACATGATGCTAGATGATTCATCATCACTATATGAACAAGCATGGTATCCATTCGAAGAATTTGGTCACTATTTTGACTAGGATTCTAGTTTACTGTCAGCTGTAGTACAAATTGGGGTTTTAACCGAACTAGTTTGATATTTTAATGTTGATCAGTTCTATAGCGCTTCTTGCATCAATTGTGCTGTCAAAGAGCGAGGCATGTTGCTGCTAGTGTCTATTAAGCTTACGTGCTATGATTTAGCATGTTATGTATGAGATTAGATTTTGTAGTCTGTATATCTTATCAACTCTTATGCATGTAGAGACAATAATGAGAACACGTTTGTTGCAACAAGTTATGGAGgacataatcttttttttttttacgatagcAAATTCaactcatttcattaatcaaataactttCGATACAATGAGGAACCAATTTGAAAATACAGTGACTAGTCATAGAATAAACCACCTTAGCTATAAAGTATGAGGGACTATATTCGCTTCACACCTAACAAACTTTACCTCAAAGTTGGGAGAGgacataattattttgaaagCTAGAAAAAACGGGCACTACTCTCTTAAAAGTACATATCAAGTATGTGTAAACGAGCTTATTGGTACTTCTCGTCTCCAAAGACCCTGATTTTTGTCTAGTATATGGTgactttcttcttttctttatttttctttctttctatagACCAAGTAACAAACACATTAAAATCCGTACACTGTTTTGGATTCAAATTTGGTCGAAGGCTCAATCCTAATAGTATTGTTATTCTAATTGAATAAAATCTTGTCcaaaacaatttaaatttacATATAGTTTGGAATGAGAAACATGAAACGATGAGTTGACGCATAACTCTTTTGGCCATCCTCAATGAGCAAGTATCTTCTTCTTTCAAAGTCACTACTCTTCACAAATTCAAGCCAACCTTAGAGAATCTAGCACCAAACTTTTCCCATATCGCATcacaaatttctcattttctaaAATGAATTTCCTAATATAGTTTACTGGAATTTCCTGCACCAACATAATTAATGTATGTAAGtactaatcaaaatataaatttattaccaagctaaaaataaattcaatgaccaaaataaccaataaaagagacaaTTGTgaatttgtttgtaattttgataaACTCAAGGATTTATATGACAACGTGATACATATTCGAGGACCAAAATGGTAGTTTGCTCCTTTGAAAAACTATAATTcggcagtaaaaaaaaaataacaagtaAATAAATTACCTTGAAAATATGGAGTCTTCATGTCCTTTTCTAGAGAGAAAATAACAACTTGGAATGAAATAGTTCCTTTGCATTTGTTTAGTATAAAAACACAAACATCACCAAGTTTCAAATTATTGTCAGCACAAAATTTACTCCAACCATCCACAAGTTTATATTGATTATTTGCACCAATCTTCAAATCAACATTCCATGTTCTTTCTTGATCAACAAAAAGTATAGCATTTCTTCCTTCCATCCTGTACAGATGTGTCTTAGCAAACTCAATTGGTATGCCCTGTTTTCAATTATTCGATTTTACATAGAATACTTAgtaacacaaaaataaatacaaaatcaCTACATTGATGTAATTTCTAACTTTAAATATACACACAGATATACATTAGGCATATTAATGAATGAGTTAATTTGTAAGCAAGTTtgtgtaaatatttttacacatgCAACTTTATATACAAAATTTGGAATTGGGTCCTCTGTTGTCCTCCTATCTGTTCAGGCATCTCTCATGCTCTTCATGCATGGCCGatagtatataaaaaataaattaattaaaagaaacaaattttgaagtttgaaaaaaaaacatgaattgaCGGCTAAGATGATAGTAACATGAGAGGAtcggatttaaaaaaaattaaacatttagtacatatatacaaaattattctcatcaaggaatagatattgaaaataaattctacctacatTTTGATAACATTGACTTCTATAtactaataaatttttaataatgaaAGTAGTGAGATAAAATAGGTTATTACCAAGATATCTCTCTCAATGTATGTCTTGTGAATCATAGATGTGAAGAAGTCCTTATcagatttgaattttttcttcactttttcGTGCAAATCTCTGCTTCTCTCCTTAAGATCATCACTACTACTTCCTGCTAAGAAtttaagtattttaaaaaaataaataaataaaaggaaagtAACAACACctaaaaaacaagaagaaaaaacaaataaataaataacaagatgatataacaaattaaactaACCAATGTCCATATCCTTAAAATTAGGAAATCTTGGATGTTCTTGGACTTTTCTCTTCTCATACTTATATTCTTTTTGTTCATTTGGGATGATTTTAATCTTCTTACGAATTTTAGAAGATCGCGATGATGATTTTGACCTTTTACCCCGCAATAATGGCGTCTCTTCAATAATTTTCAAAGAACAATCACTTTCTTCGACTTCTTCAGCTTTTTCACTAGTTTCGTTTAAAgggtattttatttctaatcCGCATTTTCCAAATCCAATCACACTAAAGAGCGAATTTCCTTGATATTGAAACACCAAAATTTGTAAATCACTCAAAGACAAGTAATTTGCAAATTCTCTCCAACCATTGCAAAACCAAACATCATAATCACTAGTTTTCTCCCAAGAAACTTTCTTTTCGGTCGAATTTGGAAGCCTTAGAGTAACTGGGTTTGTTATTCCTTTCCAATGCCTCCTCACAAAACTTATAGGCACTCTCTGtcacacaaaaacaaataaatattaatgCAACTATTTTATTTCGAATCAATTatcaacatatttttattttgattcaaaaatatatttagtatGAAAGTGAtgataagaaaagaaagaagaaagattgTTACCAGTTTTCCTTGTTGAAGGGAAGTTTGAAGAATAATCTTGATAAAGTGGACACCAATATTAGTCTCATGATTAAGTTCTTGAGAGGCCATAGTTCTTTCTTGAGCCAATGCACAATTATACAAGTAAACAATGCATAACCTAAACGTCCTTGTATATATTGAGAGAGAATATAGAGATTAATTAATGGCTTGATACGGAAAATCTATTAGGCTTAgtcaaaaaaagtaaaatttattgtTAAATCAATCAagtaggattttttttattttcttgatatCGAAATCAAGTAGGATTCTGTTTGAATCAATTAATCTTTTATAgatatcttctttttcttttgacggattttttttataaatatctttAAAATCCAACATTCTTTTATG from Trifolium pratense cultivar HEN17-A07 linkage group LG1, ARS_RC_1.1, whole genome shotgun sequence includes these protein-coding regions:
- the LOC123902303 gene encoding B3 domain-containing protein At3g18960-like codes for the protein MASQELNHETNIGVHFIKIILQTSLQQGKLRVPISFVRRHWKGITNPVTLRLPNSTEKKVSWEKTSDYDVWFCNGWREFANYLSLSDLQILVFQYQGNSLFSVIGFGKCGLEIKYPLNETSEKAEEVEESDCSLKIIEETPLLRGKRSKSSSRSSKIRKKIKIIPNEQKEYKYEKRKVQEHPRFPNFKDMDIGSSSDDLKERSRDLHEKVKKKFKSDKDFFTSMIHKTYIERDILGIPIEFAKTHLYRMEGRNAILFVDQERTWNVDLKIGANNQYKLVDGWSKFCADNNLKLGDVCVFILNKCKGTISFQVVIFSLEKDMKTPYFQGNSSKLY